The Pan troglodytes isolate AG18354 chromosome 1, NHGRI_mPanTro3-v2.0_pri, whole genome shotgun sequence genome includes a region encoding these proteins:
- the LOC129138108 gene encoding large ribosomal subunit protein eL21-like, with protein MTNTKGKRRGTRCMFSRPFRKHGVVPLATYMRVYKKGDIVDIKGMGTVQKGTPHMHYHGKTGRVYNVTQHAVGIVVNKQVKGKILAKRINVRIEHIKHSKSRDSFLKRVKENDQKKKEAKEKVTWIQLKRQPAPPREAHFVRTNGKEPELLEPIP; from the coding sequence ATGACGAatacaaagggaaagaggagaggcaccCGATGTATGTTCTCtaggccttttagaaaacatggagttgtTCCTTTGGCCACGTATATGCGAGTCTATAAGAAAGGTGATATTGTAGACATCAAGGGAATGggtactgttcaaaaaggaaCGCCCCACATGCATTACCATGGCAAAACTGGAAGAGTCTACAATGTTACCCAGCATGCTGTtggcattgttgtaaacaaacaagttaaaggcaagattcttgccaagagaattaaTGTGCGTATTGAGCACATTAAGCACTCTAAGAGCCGAGATAGCTTCCTGAAACgtgtgaaggaaaatgatcagaaaaagaaagaagccaaagagaaagttACCTGGATTCAACTAAAGCgccagcctgctccacccagagaagcacactttgtgagaaccaatgggaaggagcctgagctgctggaacctATTCCCTAA